The following are from one region of the Rhizobacter sp. AJA081-3 genome:
- a CDS encoding AraC family transcriptional regulator: MSNAIKIFQGRFGRVALLDMSAPLVGHAHHHCHILLKAGGADSAFSVRGETAPLTNDSVVLVNAWEHHAYTHPVPPGERTLILALYIEPNWLAEIQRSLAMSGHPRFFPQSCVRVTAATRKITEEFVLELWWADEVSPSRLEQLLFNLIISVVEGYSGWRDLVSLLRSKPPVATDPRIRQAITLMRQDVGRELDMDSLAAQAGLSRAHFFALFQRDTQVTPLVYANVLRFEAAVQRLTQTQASVGDVAHGLGFSAPGHFSRFFRQHLGITPSDYRRVVNLFEPPKSDAVPPAPVI; this comes from the coding sequence GTGTCCAACGCCATCAAGATCTTCCAGGGCCGCTTCGGCCGTGTCGCTCTGCTCGACATGAGCGCGCCTCTGGTGGGTCACGCGCACCATCATTGCCACATCCTGTTGAAGGCGGGCGGTGCCGACAGCGCCTTCAGCGTGCGCGGCGAAACCGCGCCGCTGACCAACGACAGTGTCGTGCTCGTCAACGCCTGGGAACACCATGCCTACACCCATCCGGTGCCGCCGGGTGAGCGCACGCTGATCCTGGCGCTGTATATCGAACCGAACTGGCTCGCCGAAATCCAGCGCTCGCTGGCGATGTCGGGCCACCCGCGTTTCTTTCCGCAGAGCTGCGTGCGCGTGACGGCGGCCACGCGCAAGATCACCGAGGAATTCGTGCTCGAGCTGTGGTGGGCCGACGAGGTTTCGCCCAGTCGCCTGGAACAATTGCTGTTCAACCTGATCATCTCGGTGGTCGAGGGCTATTCGGGCTGGCGCGACCTCGTGAGCCTGCTGCGCAGCAAGCCACCGGTAGCCACCGACCCGCGTATCCGCCAGGCGATCACGCTGATGCGCCAGGACGTGGGCCGCGAACTCGACATGGACAGCCTGGCCGCGCAGGCCGGCCTGTCGCGCGCGCACTTCTTCGCGCTGTTCCAGCGCGACACCCAGGTCACGCCCCTGGTCTACGCCAATGTGCTGCGCTTCGAGGCCGCCGTGCAGCGGCTGACGCAGACGCAGGCGTCGGTGGGTGATGTCGCCCACGGCCTGGGTTTTTCGGCGCCGGGCCACTTTTCCCGCTTCTTCCGCCAGCACCTGGGCATCACGCCCAGCGACTACCGGCGCGTGGTCAACCTGTTCGAGCCGCCCAAGAGCGACGCCGTACCGCCCGCGCCGGTGATCTGA
- a CDS encoding Rrf2 family transcriptional regulator, which translates to MRLSEYTDYTLRVLMYCATHRDRLVTIAELAEHHGLSKNHLMKVVNDLAHRGLIETTRGRGGGLRLLAEPETIRIGDVVRATETDFRLVECFDPGTNACTLSPSCRLKKLFRDALQGYFEALDGATLADMTLGMPAAPRHRGRP; encoded by the coding sequence ATGCGCCTGTCCGAATACACCGACTACACCCTGCGCGTGCTGATGTACTGCGCCACCCACCGGGATCGACTGGTCACCATCGCCGAACTGGCCGAGCACCACGGCTTGTCGAAGAACCACCTGATGAAGGTGGTCAACGACCTGGCGCACCGGGGCCTGATCGAGACCACACGGGGGCGCGGCGGCGGCCTGCGGCTGCTGGCGGAACCCGAGACCATCCGCATCGGCGACGTCGTCCGTGCGACGGAGACCGATTTCCGCCTCGTCGAGTGCTTCGATCCCGGCACCAACGCGTGCACGCTGTCGCCGAGCTGCCGCCTCAAGAAGCTGTTCCGCGATGCGCTGCAGGGCTACTTCGAGGCACTGGACGGCGCGACTCTGGCGGACATGACCCTGGGCATGCCGGCGGCGCCCAGGCATCGCGGGCGGCCCTGA
- the fdxA gene encoding ferredoxin FdxA: MTFVVTEACIRCKYTDCVDVCPVDAFREGPNFLVIDPAECIDCAVCVPECPVNAIYAEEDVPSHQQSFTALNAELSRQWKPITKAKLALPDADEWAKIESKLGELKR; this comes from the coding sequence GTGACGTTCGTCGTGACCGAGGCCTGCATCCGCTGCAAGTACACCGACTGCGTGGACGTCTGTCCGGTCGATGCCTTCCGCGAAGGGCCGAACTTCCTCGTCATCGACCCGGCCGAGTGCATCGACTGCGCCGTCTGCGTGCCGGAGTGCCCGGTGAACGCGATCTATGCGGAGGAAGACGTGCCGAGCCACCAGCAGAGCTTCACCGCACTCAATGCCGAACTGTCGCGGCAATGGAAGCCCATCACGAAGGCGAAGCTGGCACTGCCGGATGCCGACGAGTGGGCCAAGATCGAATCGAAGCTCGGCGAGTTGAAGCGGTGA
- the ccoG gene encoding cytochrome c oxidase accessory protein CcoG gives MRRTDPPRPVIPIQPAPSAADDGMQFVSMYQKQPDIYPRAVKGWFAGWRWTFVWLTQLLFYGLPWMQWGGRQAVLFDLEAQRFYILGLVLYPQDLIFLAALLVLSALALFLFTAVAGRLWCGYTCPQTVYTEIFMWVERRIEGDRIARMRLDQAPWGAGKLARKSAKQAAWLAIALFTGFSFVGYFTPIRELAAALPELGVSPWNLFWILFYGAATYGNAGYLREQMCKYMCPYARFQSALIDKDSLIITYDSARGEPRGSRSRKASPAAQGMGDCIDCTLCVQVCPTGIDIRDGLQNECIGCAACIDVCDDVMDKMGYAKGLIRYSTENGVVNGWTRLQMFKRALRPRVLVYAAVLGAASVAFAASVALRSPFKFDVVKDRGALARIVDDGAVENVYRIQIMNRTEAPQTYRVSVGGIDGLAVSAPQASAGPASVASLVVSLRLPRREAQPLLGTSTPVVFEVASLAAAGVAPSGPSAVQRERSTFFVPR, from the coding sequence ATGCGACGCACCGACCCGCCCCGCCCCGTCATCCCGATCCAGCCCGCCCCGAGCGCGGCGGACGACGGCATGCAGTTCGTCTCGATGTACCAGAAGCAGCCCGACATCTATCCGCGGGCGGTGAAGGGCTGGTTCGCGGGCTGGCGCTGGACTTTCGTCTGGCTCACGCAGCTGCTGTTCTACGGCCTGCCCTGGATGCAGTGGGGCGGCCGCCAGGCGGTGCTGTTCGACCTCGAGGCGCAGCGCTTCTACATCCTCGGGCTGGTGCTGTACCCGCAGGACCTGATCTTCCTGGCCGCGCTGCTCGTGCTCTCGGCCCTGGCCCTGTTCCTGTTCACCGCCGTGGCCGGCCGCCTGTGGTGCGGCTACACCTGCCCGCAGACGGTGTACACGGAGATCTTCATGTGGGTGGAGCGCCGCATCGAAGGCGACCGCATCGCCCGCATGCGCCTGGACCAGGCACCGTGGGGCGCCGGCAAACTCGCGCGCAAGAGCGCCAAACAGGCGGCCTGGCTGGCCATCGCCCTGTTCACCGGATTCAGCTTCGTCGGCTACTTCACGCCGATCCGCGAACTCGCTGCCGCCTTGCCAGAGCTCGGCGTGTCGCCCTGGAACCTGTTCTGGATCCTCTTCTACGGCGCCGCCACCTATGGCAACGCGGGCTACCTGCGCGAGCAGATGTGCAAGTACATGTGCCCCTATGCACGCTTCCAGAGTGCGCTGATCGACAAGGACTCGTTGATCATCACCTACGACAGCGCGCGCGGCGAACCGCGCGGCTCGCGCTCGCGCAAGGCCAGCCCGGCGGCGCAGGGCATGGGCGACTGCATCGACTGCACGCTGTGCGTTCAGGTCTGCCCCACCGGCATCGACATCCGCGACGGCCTGCAGAACGAGTGCATCGGCTGCGCCGCCTGCATCGACGTGTGCGACGACGTGATGGACAAGATGGGCTATGCCAAGGGCCTGATCCGCTACTCGACCGAGAACGGCGTCGTCAACGGCTGGACGCGCCTGCAGATGTTCAAGCGCGCCCTGCGCCCGCGCGTGCTGGTCTACGCCGCGGTGCTGGGCGCCGCCAGCGTCGCGTTCGCCGCCAGCGTGGCGCTGCGCAGCCCGTTCAAGTTCGACGTCGTCAAGGACCGTGGGGCACTGGCGCGCATCGTCGACGACGGTGCGGTCGAGAACGTCTACCGGATCCAGATCATGAATCGCACCGAGGCGCCGCAGACCTACCGGGTGAGCGTCGGCGGCATCGACGGCCTGGCGGTCTCGGCGCCGCAAGCCAGCGCTGGGCCGGCCAGCGTCGCGTCCCTGGTGGTGAGCCTGCGCCTGCCTCGGCGCGAGGCCCAGCCGCTGCTGGGCACGTCAACGCCGGTGGTGTTCGAAGTGGCTTCGCTCGCAGCGGCCGGGGTCGCGCCCTCCGGCCCATCTGCCGTCCAACGCGAACGCTCGACCTTCTTCGTACCGCGTTGA
- a CDS encoding molybdopterin cofactor-binding domain-containing protein, whose translation MHTDPGLQQALPKPHLGQSAPRHEDAALLTGRGRFGDDLGTTPGTLHAAVLRSPHAHARLLGVDTAAALALPGVHAVLTGQDVQHWQQPFVVGVKAAMQHFVLAVDKVRYAGEPVAVVVAQDRYIAEDALDLLRADYEALPAVVDIEAACDAGAAVLHEAVGSNVVSDRSFCYGDPDAAFAAADRRVALTVHYPRNSCTPIEGAVVIAECLAGGEGYEVTSNFMGPFSLHSVMALALGVAANKLRHKLPRDSGGSFGVKQAVLPYVVLMCLASKKAGGAPVKWVEDRLEHLAAATSATARLTHIEAAVQADGRITALRWDQRDDVGAYLRAPEPATFYRMHGALSGAYDIKHIAVRNRVVLTSKTPTGLVRGFGGPQVYYALERLMDRIAVELGMDAIALRQRNFVQAAQFPYHAAAGAVLDSGDYALLAELAQAAALREGLQQRQAQARAAGRLYGIGVAAIVEPSVSNMGYISTVLTAEQRAKAGPKNGAIASATVGIDLLGGLNVVVASAPAGQGHITVCAQVVADVFGLQPEQVAVSVDFDTAKDAWSVAAGNYSSRFAGAVAGTVHLAAIRLRDKLMRIAAAQFGCAAEAVVFEGGKVFDRAQPARALAFSRMAAGPHWAPALLPEGVEPGLRETAFWTPPTLTAPDAQDRVNTSACYGFVFDICGLDVDPATGRVTVDRYITGHDAGRILHPGMADGQIRGAFAQGLGAALMEEFRYGADGGFQSGTFADYLVPTACEVPDPVIVHLQTPSPYTPLGAKGIGEGNNMSTPVCIANAFADALRPLKDVADIRLPLTPSRVLALIGAEEPAPPAAMAAAMAAAPAPAVSGGLALQARGHVDIAAPPERVFAVLLDPTALARVIPGCHALVSTGANQYRADVTVGVGLVKARYAARIALSEIHAPRSLRLAGDGQSTLGTGSGSGVVRLEATASGTRLHYDYAAQVGGKVAAVGSRMLEGAARIVLAQLFESLGRQAVGGDAAQPAARSFWQRLLHWLGVAK comes from the coding sequence TTGCACACCGACCCGGGCCTGCAACAGGCCCTGCCCAAGCCGCACCTCGGCCAGTCCGCACCGCGCCATGAAGACGCCGCGCTGCTGACCGGCCGCGGCCGCTTCGGCGACGACCTGGGCACGACCCCGGGCACGCTGCACGCCGCGGTGCTGCGCAGCCCGCATGCCCATGCCCGGCTGCTGGGGGTGGACACGGCCGCGGCGCTGGCCCTGCCGGGCGTGCATGCGGTGCTGACCGGGCAGGACGTGCAGCACTGGCAGCAGCCCTTCGTGGTCGGCGTGAAGGCGGCCATGCAGCACTTCGTGCTCGCGGTCGACAAGGTGCGTTATGCCGGCGAACCCGTGGCCGTGGTCGTCGCGCAGGACCGCTACATCGCCGAAGACGCGCTCGACCTGCTGCGCGCCGACTACGAGGCCCTGCCGGCGGTGGTGGACATCGAAGCCGCCTGCGATGCCGGCGCCGCCGTGCTGCACGAGGCCGTGGGCAGCAACGTCGTCAGCGACCGCAGCTTCTGCTACGGCGACCCCGACGCCGCCTTCGCCGCGGCAGACCGTCGCGTCGCGCTGACGGTGCACTACCCGCGCAACAGCTGCACGCCCATCGAAGGCGCTGTTGTCATCGCCGAATGCCTGGCCGGCGGCGAGGGCTATGAAGTCACCAGCAACTTCATGGGCCCGTTCAGCCTGCATTCGGTGATGGCGCTGGCGCTGGGCGTGGCGGCCAACAAGCTGCGCCACAAGCTGCCGCGCGACAGCGGCGGCAGCTTCGGGGTGAAGCAGGCCGTGCTGCCCTACGTGGTGCTGATGTGCCTGGCCTCGAAGAAGGCTGGCGGCGCGCCGGTGAAGTGGGTCGAGGACCGGCTCGAACACCTGGCCGCGGCGACCTCGGCCACCGCGCGGCTGACGCACATCGAAGCCGCGGTGCAGGCCGACGGCCGCATCACCGCGCTGCGCTGGGACCAGCGCGACGACGTCGGCGCCTACCTGCGTGCGCCCGAGCCGGCCACCTTCTACCGCATGCACGGTGCGCTGAGCGGGGCCTACGACATCAAGCACATCGCCGTGCGCAACCGCGTCGTGCTGACGAGCAAGACCCCCACCGGCCTGGTGCGCGGTTTCGGCGGGCCGCAGGTCTACTACGCGCTGGAGCGGCTGATGGACCGCATCGCCGTCGAACTGGGCATGGACGCCATCGCCCTGCGCCAGCGCAACTTTGTGCAGGCCGCGCAGTTCCCGTACCACGCGGCAGCGGGCGCCGTGCTCGATTCCGGTGACTACGCGCTCCTGGCCGAACTGGCGCAGGCCGCGGCGCTGCGTGAAGGCCTGCAGCAGCGCCAGGCGCAGGCCCGCGCGGCCGGGCGGCTGTACGGCATCGGCGTGGCGGCCATCGTCGAGCCCTCGGTGTCGAACATGGGCTACATCAGCACCGTGCTGACGGCCGAGCAGCGCGCCAAGGCCGGGCCGAAAAACGGCGCCATCGCCAGCGCCACCGTCGGCATCGACCTGCTCGGCGGCCTGAACGTCGTCGTCGCCTCGGCGCCGGCCGGGCAGGGCCACATCACCGTGTGCGCGCAGGTGGTGGCCGACGTCTTCGGGCTGCAGCCCGAGCAGGTGGCCGTGAGCGTCGACTTCGACACCGCGAAGGACGCCTGGAGCGTGGCTGCCGGCAACTACAGCAGCCGCTTTGCAGGTGCCGTGGCCGGCACCGTGCACCTGGCAGCGATTCGGCTGCGCGACAAGCTAATGCGCATCGCGGCGGCGCAGTTCGGCTGCGCTGCCGAGGCCGTTGTTTTCGAAGGCGGCAAGGTCTTCGACCGCGCGCAGCCGGCGCGTGCCCTGGCCTTCAGCCGCATGGCGGCGGGCCCGCACTGGGCACCGGCGCTGCTGCCTGAAGGCGTGGAACCCGGCCTGCGCGAGACCGCGTTCTGGACGCCGCCGACGCTGACCGCCCCCGACGCGCAGGACCGCGTCAACACCAGTGCCTGTTACGGCTTCGTCTTCGACATCTGCGGCCTGGACGTCGACCCCGCCACCGGCCGCGTCACGGTCGACCGCTACATCACCGGCCACGATGCCGGCCGCATCCTGCACCCGGGCATGGCCGACGGGCAGATCCGCGGCGCCTTCGCGCAGGGCCTGGGCGCAGCGCTGATGGAGGAGTTCCGCTACGGCGCCGACGGCGGCTTCCAGAGCGGCACCTTCGCCGACTACCTGGTGCCTACCGCCTGCGAAGTGCCCGACCCGGTGATCGTGCACCTGCAGACACCCAGCCCCTACACGCCGCTGGGCGCCAAGGGCATCGGCGAAGGCAACAACATGAGCACGCCGGTGTGCATCGCCAACGCCTTCGCCGACGCGCTGCGGCCGCTCAAGGACGTGGCCGACATCCGCCTGCCGCTGACACCTTCACGCGTGCTGGCGCTGATCGGTGCCGAGGAACCCGCACCCCCGGCCGCGATGGCAGCCGCGATGGCCGCGGCACCGGCACCGGCCGTTTCCGGCGGCCTGGCCCTGCAGGCGCGTGGCCATGTCGACATCGCCGCGCCACCCGAGCGCGTGTTTGCGGTGCTGCTCGACCCCACGGCGCTGGCGCGCGTGATTCCCGGCTGCCATGCGCTCGTCAGCACCGGAGCCAACCAGTACCGCGCCGACGTCACCGTCGGGGTCGGTCTGGTGAAGGCGCGCTACGCCGCGCGCATCGCGCTCAGCGAGATTCACGCGCCACGTTCGCTGCGGCTGGCCGGTGACGGCCAGTCGACGCTGGGCACGGGTTCCGGCAGTGGTGTCGTGCGGCTGGAAGCCACGGCCAGCGGCACGCGGCTGCACTACGACTATGCCGCCCAGGTCGGCGGCAAGGTCGCGGCGGTGGGCAGCCGCATGCTCGAAGGCGCGGCGCGCATCGTGCTGGCGCAGCTGTTCGAATCGCTCGGGCGGCAGGCCGTGGGTGGCGACGCGGCGCAGCCCGCGGCGCGCAGCTTCTGGCAACGCCTGCTGCACTGGCTGGGGGTGGCGAAATGA
- a CDS encoding patatin-like phospholipase family protein: MNASPHPRFAIAVGSGGVRSIAALGMVQVLMQHGLRPDLVVGCSTGTIFGALIAAGHGADEAVRIATTLWSPEVATQRRWRALPQMLWPRLGRFDADFAMRHDHRVMQRLGQAFGSLQLNELPLPMRVVATDAATGERAVLRSGSVVQALRASFALPFMFAPVMIDGRRLVDGCLTDPLPVSAAADADAVLALGFPAPMPQRIDRPSRLLAQVSSSLLNNLMQARLAEARASGQRLLRIEPQLRQRVGLFDTAAMPALVEAGRRATEAALPDIVSLLHRGPALVAA; the protein is encoded by the coding sequence ATGAACGCCTCCCCCCACCCGAGGTTCGCCATCGCCGTAGGCAGTGGCGGCGTGCGCAGCATCGCCGCCCTGGGCATGGTGCAAGTGCTCATGCAGCACGGCCTGCGGCCCGACCTGGTGGTGGGCTGCAGCACGGGCACGATCTTCGGCGCGCTGATCGCTGCCGGCCATGGCGCCGACGAGGCTGTGCGCATCGCCACCACGCTGTGGTCGCCCGAGGTCGCCACCCAGCGACGCTGGCGTGCGCTGCCGCAGATGTTGTGGCCGCGCCTGGGCCGCTTCGACGCCGACTTCGCGATGCGCCACGACCACCGGGTGATGCAGCGCCTGGGCCAGGCCTTCGGCAGCCTCCAGCTGAACGAATTGCCGTTGCCGATGCGGGTGGTCGCCACCGATGCGGCCACTGGCGAGCGCGCGGTGCTGCGCAGCGGCAGCGTGGTGCAGGCGCTGAGGGCCAGCTTTGCGCTGCCTTTCATGTTTGCCCCGGTGATGATCGACGGCCGCCGCCTGGTGGACGGCTGCCTGACCGACCCGCTGCCCGTGAGCGCCGCGGCCGACGCCGATGCGGTGCTGGCGCTGGGCTTTCCGGCGCCGATGCCCCAGCGCATCGACCGCCCCAGCCGGCTGCTGGCGCAGGTGTCGTCCTCGCTCCTCAACAATCTGATGCAGGCCCGACTGGCCGAGGCCCGTGCCAGCGGCCAGCGCCTGCTGCGCATCGAGCCGCAGTTGCGGCAGCGCGTGGGGCTGTTCGACACGGCCGCCATGCCGGCGCTGGTGGAGGCCGGCCGGCGCGCCACCGAAGCGGCGCTGCCGGACATCGTGTCGCTGCTGCATCGCGGCCCGGCGCTGGTGGCAGCATGA
- a CDS encoding (2Fe-2S)-binding protein — protein sequence MNVLTRDRAHPVQLLLNGLPRRATTEPRQLLSDFLRHELGLTGTHVGCEHGVCGACTVRVDGVAQRACLMLAMQVDGCHVQTIEGLAAETGGGNGSGGDSDTLGDLQAAFKRHHALQCGFCSAGILMSAADWLQRVPQPSEAQLREMLSGHLCRCTGYTPIVAAILDVAQARAAALATKAGHV from the coding sequence ATGAATGTGCTCACTCGCGACCGCGCCCACCCCGTGCAGCTGTTGCTGAACGGCCTGCCGCGGCGCGCCACCACCGAACCGCGCCAGCTGCTCAGCGATTTCCTGCGCCACGAACTCGGCCTGACCGGCACGCATGTGGGCTGCGAACACGGCGTCTGCGGCGCCTGCACCGTGCGCGTCGACGGTGTCGCGCAGCGCGCCTGCCTGATGCTGGCCATGCAGGTCGACGGTTGCCATGTGCAGACCATCGAAGGCCTGGCAGCGGAGACCGGTGGCGGTAACGGTAGCGGCGGCGACAGCGACACGCTGGGCGACCTGCAGGCCGCCTTCAAGCGCCACCATGCGCTGCAGTGCGGCTTCTGCAGCGCCGGCATCCTGATGAGCGCGGCCGACTGGCTGCAGCGTGTGCCGCAGCCCAGCGAGGCGCAGTTGCGCGAGATGTTGTCGGGCCATCTGTGCCGCTGCACCGGCTACACGCCCATCGTCGCCGCCATCCTCGATGTCGCCCAGGCCCGCGCCGCGGCGCTGGCCACGAAGGCCGGCCATGTTTGA
- a CDS encoding xanthine dehydrogenase family protein subunit M has translation MKPAAFDYQRIASADEACAVLAQMGEDARILAGGQSLMAVLNMRLAQPQRLLDISRCAPLQQLRVAKGALQVGAAVTQAALEWRPGLAQELPLLQLAFPHISHFQVRNRGTVAGSIAHADPSAELPLCLLALQGEVLLKSARASRRVAAEDFFTGMLQTTRRADELVEAVSFPLARPGQGFGFEEFSVRHGDFAVCAVAAVADGQQLRIAVGGVADRPVARNFPLLQGDALADALNHFAWQLQARDEPQASAALRRQLVRQLGRRVAVQALADRSRRLTHPSAGTPA, from the coding sequence ATGAAACCGGCCGCCTTCGACTACCAGCGCATCGCCAGTGCCGACGAAGCCTGCGCCGTGCTGGCGCAGATGGGCGAAGACGCGCGCATCCTGGCCGGCGGGCAAAGCCTGATGGCGGTGCTGAACATGCGGCTGGCACAGCCGCAGCGGCTGCTCGACATCTCGCGCTGTGCCCCGCTGCAGCAGCTGCGTGTGGCGAAGGGCGCCTTGCAGGTCGGCGCTGCCGTCACCCAGGCCGCGCTCGAATGGCGGCCGGGCCTGGCGCAGGAACTGCCGCTGCTGCAGCTGGCCTTCCCGCACATCTCGCATTTCCAGGTGCGCAACCGCGGCACGGTGGCCGGCAGCATCGCCCACGCCGACCCGTCGGCCGAGCTGCCGCTGTGCCTGCTGGCGCTGCAGGGCGAGGTGCTGCTGAAGAGCGCGCGCGCCAGCCGCCGCGTGGCGGCCGAGGACTTCTTCACCGGCATGCTGCAGACCACGCGCCGCGCCGACGAACTGGTCGAGGCCGTGTCCTTCCCGCTCGCGCGGCCGGGCCAGGGCTTCGGTTTCGAGGAGTTCTCGGTGCGCCATGGCGACTTCGCCGTCTGCGCCGTCGCCGCGGTGGCCGACGGCCAGCAGCTGCGCATCGCCGTCGGCGGTGTCGCCGACCGGCCCGTGGCGCGCAACTTCCCGCTGCTGCAGGGCGACGCGCTGGCCGACGCGCTGAATCATTTCGCCTGGCAGCTGCAGGCCCGCGACGAACCCCAGGCCAGCGCCGCGCTGCGCCGCCAGCTGGTGCGCCAGCTGGGCCGGCGCGTCGCCGTGCAGGCCCTGGCCGACCGCAGCCGCCGCCTCACCCACCCCTCCGCAGGAACCCCGGCATGA
- a CDS encoding AMP-binding protein, giving the protein MFDLGRTLLQSVERSPGRTAIVDGERRFSYALWARTVGAVQRGLAAAGLRAGDHLLVVLQNRWEMAALHWACQFAGIVVTPLNWRAKGDEIDYCLVDSGARAVVWEAVVDAAVAQSEHARTVLRIGVGAVASAQLQFEDWLAAPADPTPVASAEDLSLMLYTSGTTGKPKGVPRRHRVERAAALAHVAQNRYGDAECTLGVMPLYHTMGVRSLLALALVDGRFVCIPRFDARQALAAIEDEGVTHLYLVPTLYHDLLAHPQFAATDITSVRKLGFAGAPMHDALLQRLDQAFHPELFVNHYGSSEVYTFSINQRAVAKPGSAGRAGLNTRLRVVKLDSTDPGQLAAPGEEGQIIADLLGDEAFEGYHRRPDANAKSLHGGWYFTGDMGYVDADGDLFVTGRVDDMIISGGENISPVDIESVLSLHAAVDEVAVAGLPDPRWGQKVVAFVKTRTPVAAEALDAHCRVSDLVNFKRPREYVFVREIPKSPVGKVLRRKLVAGEYEADGDTSSETPS; this is encoded by the coding sequence ATGTTTGACCTCGGCCGCACCCTGCTGCAGAGCGTCGAACGCTCGCCGGGCCGCACGGCCATCGTCGACGGCGAACGCCGCTTCAGCTACGCGTTATGGGCGCGCACCGTCGGTGCCGTGCAGCGCGGGCTGGCGGCCGCCGGCCTGCGCGCGGGCGACCACCTGCTGGTGGTGCTGCAGAACCGCTGGGAGATGGCGGCGCTGCACTGGGCCTGCCAGTTTGCCGGCATCGTCGTGACGCCGCTGAACTGGCGTGCCAAGGGCGACGAGATCGACTACTGCCTGGTCGACAGCGGCGCCCGCGCCGTCGTCTGGGAGGCCGTGGTCGATGCTGCCGTGGCCCAGAGCGAGCACGCGCGCACGGTGCTGCGCATCGGCGTGGGCGCGGTCGCAAGCGCGCAGCTGCAGTTCGAGGACTGGCTGGCCGCGCCCGCCGACCCAACGCCCGTTGCCAGCGCCGAAGATCTGTCGCTGATGCTCTACACCAGCGGCACCACCGGCAAGCCCAAGGGTGTGCCGCGCCGCCACCGCGTCGAACGTGCCGCCGCCCTGGCCCATGTCGCGCAGAACCGCTATGGCGACGCAGAATGCACCCTGGGCGTGATGCCGCTGTATCACACCATGGGTGTGCGCAGCCTGCTGGCGCTGGCGCTGGTCGACGGCCGCTTCGTCTGCATCCCGCGCTTCGACGCCCGCCAGGCACTGGCCGCGATCGAGGACGAAGGGGTCACCCACCTCTATCTGGTACCCACGCTCTACCACGACCTGCTGGCCCACCCGCAGTTCGCGGCCACCGACATCACAAGCGTGCGCAAGCTGGGCTTTGCCGGTGCGCCGATGCACGACGCGCTGCTGCAGCGCCTGGACCAGGCCTTCCACCCCGAACTGTTCGTCAACCATTACGGCAGCAGCGAGGTCTACACCTTCAGCATCAACCAGCGTGCCGTGGCCAAGCCCGGCAGCGCCGGCCGCGCCGGGCTGAACACGCGGCTGCGTGTGGTGAAGCTGGACAGCACCGACCCCGGCCAGTTGGCCGCGCCCGGTGAAGAAGGCCAGATCATTGCCGACCTGTTGGGCGACGAAGCCTTCGAGGGCTACCACCGCCGCCCCGACGCGAATGCGAAGAGCCTGCACGGCGGCTGGTACTTCACAGGCGACATGGGCTATGTCGACGCCGACGGCGACCTGTTCGTCACCGGCCGTGTCGACGACATGATCATCAGCGGCGGCGAAAACATCTCGCCGGTCGACATCGAGTCGGTGCTGTCGCTGCACGCGGCCGTCGACGAGGTGGCCGTGGCCGGCCTGCCCGACCCCCGCTGGGGCCAGAAGGTCGTGGCCTTCGTCAAGACCCGCACGCCGGTGGCGGCCGAGGCGCTCGACGCGCATTGCCGCGTCTCAGACCTCGTGAACTTCAAGCGCCCGCGCGAATACGTGTTCGTGCGCGAGATCCCCAAGTCGCCGGTCGGCAAGGTGTTGCGCCGCAAGCTGGTGGCGGGCGAGTACGAAGCCGACGGCGACACCTCTTCGGAGACTCCCTCATGA